One window from the genome of Streptomyces cadmiisoli encodes:
- a CDS encoding acetyl/propionyl/methylcrotonyl-CoA carboxylase subunit alpha — protein sequence MISSLLVANRGEIACRILRTCRAAGIRTVAVHSDADENALHARVADATVRLPGVSPAETYLRGDLIVRAAVAAGADAVHPGYGFLSENAGFARAVLDAGLVWVGPPPEAIEAMASKTRAKELLGIAPLGEVTEADLPVLVKAAAGGGGRGMRVVRRLDDLPAALAGARSEAASAFGDGEVFVEPYVQDGRHVEVQILADTHGTVWVLGTRDCSLQRRHQKVIEEAPAPGLPPRLTEELYDTAVRAARAVGYVGAGTVEFLVAGDRAHFLEMNTRLQVEHPVTEAVFGVDLVALQLRIAEGHALDEEAPRARGHAVEARLYAEDPARDWAPQTGTLHRLSVPEGVRLDTGYTDGDEITVHYDPMLAKAVAHAPTRAEAVRRLADALERAAVHGPATNRDLLVRSLRHEEFGTARMDTGFYERHLKDLTEPAPDPYAPLAAALADSRSRSRFGGWRNVPSQPHTKRYLMAGEEHEAAYHHTRGGGLAADGVDVVHADPGLVVLEVAGVRRRFEVARYGDRVYVNTTALTALPRFPDPAAQHVPGSLLAPMPGTVVRVAEGLSVGAAVRAGQPLLWLEAMKMQHQISAPAPGTLTALDAAPGQQVQVGALLAVVQPTQDAGNRATDH from the coding sequence ATGATTTCGAGCCTGCTGGTCGCCAACCGGGGCGAGATCGCCTGCCGGATCCTGCGCACCTGCCGTGCGGCGGGCATCCGGACGGTCGCGGTGCACTCGGACGCCGACGAGAACGCCCTGCACGCACGCGTGGCCGACGCGACGGTACGGCTGCCGGGGGTGTCGCCCGCCGAGACGTATCTGCGCGGCGACCTGATCGTGCGGGCCGCCGTCGCGGCGGGCGCCGACGCCGTGCACCCCGGCTACGGCTTCCTCTCCGAGAACGCCGGATTCGCCCGCGCGGTCCTGGACGCGGGCCTGGTGTGGGTCGGTCCGCCGCCGGAGGCCATCGAGGCGATGGCGTCCAAGACCCGCGCCAAGGAACTGCTGGGCATCGCCCCGCTCGGCGAGGTCACCGAGGCCGACCTGCCGGTGCTGGTGAAGGCGGCGGCGGGCGGCGGCGGTCGGGGGATGCGCGTCGTGCGCCGGCTCGACGACCTGCCGGCCGCGCTGGCGGGCGCACGCTCCGAGGCCGCGAGCGCCTTCGGGGACGGCGAGGTGTTCGTCGAGCCGTACGTGCAGGACGGCCGCCACGTCGAGGTCCAGATCCTCGCCGACACGCACGGCACCGTGTGGGTGCTCGGCACCCGCGACTGCTCACTGCAGCGCCGCCACCAGAAGGTGATCGAGGAGGCGCCGGCCCCCGGTCTGCCGCCGCGGCTGACCGAGGAGCTGTACGACACCGCCGTACGCGCCGCCCGCGCAGTCGGCTACGTCGGCGCGGGCACCGTCGAGTTCCTGGTCGCCGGGGACCGGGCCCACTTCCTGGAGATGAACACCCGGCTCCAGGTCGAGCACCCCGTCACCGAGGCCGTGTTCGGAGTCGACCTGGTCGCCCTCCAGCTGCGGATCGCCGAGGGCCACGCCCTGGACGAGGAGGCGCCCCGCGCGCGTGGCCACGCCGTCGAGGCCCGCCTGTACGCCGAGGACCCCGCTCGCGACTGGGCCCCGCAGACCGGCACCCTGCACCGCCTGTCCGTGCCGGAAGGCGTCCGCCTGGACACCGGATACACCGACGGCGACGAGATCACCGTCCACTACGACCCCATGCTCGCCAAGGCGGTCGCCCACGCCCCCACGCGCGCGGAGGCCGTCCGCAGGCTCGCCGACGCCCTGGAGCGGGCCGCCGTCCACGGCCCCGCCACCAACCGGGACCTGCTGGTCCGCTCCCTGCGGCACGAGGAGTTCGGCACCGCCCGGATGGACACCGGCTTCTACGAACGCCACCTCAAGGACCTGACGGAGCCCGCCCCCGACCCGTACGCCCCGCTGGCCGCCGCCCTCGCGGACAGCCGCTCCCGCTCCCGCTTCGGCGGCTGGCGCAACGTGCCCTCCCAGCCGCACACCAAGCGGTACCTGATGGCGGGGGAGGAGCACGAGGCCGCCTACCACCACACCCGCGGGGGCGGACTCGCCGCGGACGGGGTGGACGTGGTGCACGCAGACCCCGGCCTCGTCGTCCTCGAAGTGGCGGGCGTGCGCCGCAGGTTCGAGGTCGCGCGGTACGGCGACCGGGTGTACGTGAACACCACCGCCCTCACCGCCCTGCCCCGGTTCCCCGACCCCGCCGCCCAGCACGTCCCGGGCTCCCTGCTCGCCCCGATGCCCGGCACGGTCGTCCGCGTCGCCGAGGGCCTGTCGGTGGGCGCCGCCGTACGGGCCGGACAGCCGCTGCTGTGGCTGGAGGCGATGAAGATGCAGCACCAGATCTCGGCGCCCGCCCCGGGCACCCTGACCGCCCTCGACGCCGCCCCGGGCCAGCAAGTGCAGGTGGGCGCGCTGCTGGCGGTCGTACAGCCGACCCAGGACGCGGGGAACCGCGCGACCGACCACTGA